From a single Bradyrhizobium sediminis genomic region:
- a CDS encoding anti-sigma factor — protein sequence MAYSEDHIALAAEYALGTLDADERAQVETMMSVDKDFTAMVEAWQQKLGVLNQMVGSIEPRPEVWDKIKTAIGHSEPQSPLVLPEAPPPPAAPEVSAPAAPVDTSNVIRLSAQARRWRNIATLTTAMAAALVAMIATQLYQPDLLPDGLRPKVRTRVVEVKTPVAPTPSAQYVALLQKDSGSPAFILTVDGTTKNFTVRRVGATPEPGKSYELWLVSDKLQRPRSLGVIGGNDFTMRPALASYDTDTVNKATYAVTVEPEGGSPTGVATGPIVFTGKLIESVPPAAPAPPR from the coding sequence ATGGCCTACAGCGAAGACCATATCGCGCTCGCCGCGGAATATGCCCTCGGCACCCTCGATGCCGACGAGCGCGCGCAGGTCGAGACCATGATGTCCGTCGACAAGGACTTCACGGCGATGGTCGAGGCGTGGCAGCAGAAGCTCGGCGTCCTCAACCAGATGGTCGGATCGATCGAGCCGAGGCCCGAGGTCTGGGACAAGATCAAGACCGCGATAGGACATTCCGAGCCGCAGTCGCCGCTGGTGCTTCCCGAAGCGCCGCCACCGCCGGCGGCGCCCGAGGTCAGCGCGCCCGCTGCACCCGTCGACACCTCCAACGTCATCCGGCTGTCCGCACAGGCCCGGCGCTGGCGCAACATCGCGACGCTCACGACCGCGATGGCCGCGGCATTGGTGGCGATGATCGCGACCCAGCTTTACCAGCCGGATCTGCTGCCCGACGGCCTGCGCCCGAAGGTGCGGACCCGGGTCGTCGAAGTGAAGACGCCGGTTGCCCCGACGCCGTCGGCGCAATATGTCGCCCTGCTGCAGAAGGACAGCGGCTCGCCCGCCTTCATCCTCACGGTAGACGGCACCACCAAGAACTTCACGGTGCGCCGGGTCGGCGCGACCCCCGAGCCCGGCAAGAGCTATGAGCTGTGGCTGGTTTCCGACAAGCTGCAGCGGCCGCGTTCGCTGGGCGTGATCGGCGGCAACGATTTCACGATGCGGCCGGCGCTGGCGTCCTACGACACCGACACGGTGAACAAGGCGACCTATGCCGTGACGGTCGAGCCGGAAGGCGGCTCGCCGACCGGCGTCGCCACCGGCCCGATCGTGTTTACCGGCAAGCTGATCGAGAGCGTGCCGCCGGCGGCACCCGCGCCGCCGCGCTAG
- a CDS encoding class I adenylate-forming enzyme family protein: MGFVDTLLYHARVEPERPAVVLVDRVVTYGMLARVLRAIEIRLAQAELAKGDVVGIRVGNPTRHLAMLIALQRSGLVSVALGDDVSVTAALPLKAIASERIEPPRPGVKQFLVTDDWFAGGADMATPRPPVFDDDDECCIMMSSGTTGRPKPVWLSPGVLEQWISQLTMSMAGGNFEIVMCGMSVAGAWGYAVALTALWGGKTLLLSDVARETLHMISLYRAEYLVCSGHQLRMLVECQNEHFVPCGSLRHIEVGGSLLTSELVATARAKLGGRIISEYGTTEAGQIARSPVDRLPAVEGAVGQVLPWATIEALDGAGRALPQGHEGILRLRSTAQGRWEDIGHRNASDAGERWFYPGDVGFVRPDGCLVITGRVGDLINIGGVKIAPDRIEQVLLAHPQVKDAGVTSFAGAGGLEEVRAAVVLREPVESEELIAFCAARLIDGTPRLIRTVDEIPRNVGGKIVRERVRDLLT, encoded by the coding sequence ATGGGTTTCGTCGATACGCTGCTCTACCATGCTCGTGTCGAGCCTGAACGGCCTGCCGTTGTCCTCGTCGACCGGGTCGTAACCTACGGCATGCTGGCGCGCGTGTTGAGAGCGATCGAAATACGGCTCGCGCAGGCGGAACTCGCCAAGGGTGATGTCGTCGGCATCCGTGTCGGTAATCCCACGCGACATCTTGCCATGCTCATCGCCCTTCAACGCTCAGGATTGGTATCGGTCGCGTTGGGGGACGACGTGAGCGTGACGGCAGCGCTGCCTCTTAAGGCGATCGCATCGGAGCGGATCGAGCCTCCCCGCCCTGGCGTGAAGCAGTTCCTCGTCACGGACGATTGGTTCGCCGGCGGGGCGGACATGGCGACGCCGCGACCGCCGGTGTTCGACGATGACGATGAATGCTGCATCATGATGTCCTCGGGCACGACCGGACGACCGAAGCCGGTCTGGCTGTCGCCGGGAGTGCTGGAGCAGTGGATTTCCCAGTTGACGATGTCGATGGCCGGCGGAAACTTCGAGATCGTAATGTGCGGTATGAGCGTTGCTGGCGCCTGGGGCTACGCGGTCGCCCTGACAGCGCTTTGGGGCGGAAAGACGTTGCTGCTCTCGGACGTGGCCCGGGAGACGCTGCATATGATCTCGCTCTATCGCGCCGAATATCTGGTGTGTTCGGGGCATCAGTTGCGGATGCTGGTCGAATGCCAGAACGAGCACTTCGTACCATGTGGCTCGCTGCGCCACATCGAGGTCGGCGGCAGTCTCTTGACGTCCGAACTTGTAGCCACCGCTCGGGCAAAGCTCGGCGGGCGTATTATTTCGGAATATGGCACGACCGAGGCTGGGCAAATCGCCCGGTCGCCGGTGGACCGGCTGCCGGCGGTTGAGGGCGCGGTCGGCCAAGTGCTGCCCTGGGCCACTATCGAGGCATTGGACGGGGCCGGGCGGGCGCTACCGCAGGGTCATGAGGGAATCCTGCGATTGCGGTCGACGGCACAGGGACGCTGGGAGGACATAGGCCATCGAAACGCATCGGACGCTGGAGAGCGTTGGTTCTATCCGGGAGACGTCGGCTTCGTGAGGCCCGATGGCTGCCTGGTGATCACGGGACGCGTGGGCGATCTCATCAACATCGGAGGGGTCAAGATAGCCCCTGATAGGATCGAGCAGGTGCTCCTGGCGCACCCGCAGGTGAAAGACGCGGGTGTGACCAGCTTTGCGGGCGCCGGCGGACTGGAAGAGGTCAGGGCGGCGGTCGTCCTGCGCGAACCCGTGGAAAGCGAGGAGCTGATCGCGTTCTGCGCAGCGCGACTCATCGACGGGACGCCGCGGCTTATCCGGACCGTCGACGAAATTCCCCGCAATGTCGGCGGCAAGATAGTCCGTGAGCGAGTGAGGGATTTGCTGACCTGA
- the fliJ gene encoding flagellar export protein FliJ: protein MKSRETLIRLKKFQVDEKRRRVAQIEGMIADFQRMSVDLEREIQTEQERAGINDPTHFAYPTYAKAAIQRRENLTRSADELRIQLEDAKSLLGEAFDELKKVELLDERDQARERAEEKAREQADLDSIGLMRARIGAVA, encoded by the coding sequence ATGAAGTCACGTGAAACGCTGATCCGCCTGAAGAAATTTCAGGTCGACGAAAAGCGCCGAAGGGTCGCCCAGATCGAGGGCATGATCGCCGATTTCCAGCGGATGTCGGTCGACCTGGAGCGCGAAATCCAGACCGAACAGGAGCGCGCCGGGATCAACGATCCCACGCATTTCGCCTATCCGACCTATGCCAAGGCCGCGATCCAGCGGCGTGAAAACCTGACCCGCTCGGCCGACGAATTGCGGATCCAGCTCGAAGACGCCAAGAGCCTGTTGGGCGAGGCGTTCGACGAACTCAAGAAGGTCGAGCTCCTGGACGAGCGCGACCAGGCCCGCGAACGGGCCGAGGAGAAAGCCCGGGAACAGGCCGATCTCGACAGTATCGGCCTGATGCGCGCCCGCATCGGGGCGGTTGCCTGA
- the ctrA gene encoding response regulator transcription factor CtrA produces MRVLLIEDDSAVAQSIELMLKSESFNVYTTDLGEEGVDLGKLYDYDIILLDLNLPDMSGYDVLKQLRVSKIKTPILILSGLAGIEDKVKGLGVGADDYMTKPFHKDELVARIHAIVRRSKGHAQSVIQTGDLVVNLDTKTVEVGGQRVHLTGKEYQMLELLSLRKGTTLTKEMFLNHLYGGMDEPELKIIDVFICKLRKKLANASEGRNFIETVWGRGYVLREPHEVEERIPA; encoded by the coding sequence ATGCGCGTTTTGCTGATAGAAGATGACAGCGCCGTTGCGCAGTCGATCGAGCTGATGCTCAAATCCGAGAGCTTCAACGTCTACACGACGGATCTCGGAGAGGAAGGCGTCGATCTCGGCAAACTTTACGACTACGACATTATCCTTCTCGACCTCAATTTGCCCGACATGTCCGGCTACGACGTGCTCAAGCAGCTTCGGGTGTCGAAGATCAAAACCCCCATTCTGATCCTCTCCGGGCTCGCCGGCATCGAGGACAAGGTCAAGGGTCTCGGCGTCGGCGCCGACGACTACATGACCAAGCCCTTCCACAAGGACGAACTGGTCGCCCGCATTCATGCGATCGTGCGCCGTTCCAAGGGCCATGCCCAGTCGGTGATCCAGACCGGCGATCTCGTGGTCAATCTCGACACCAAGACGGTGGAAGTCGGCGGCCAGCGCGTGCATCTGACGGGCAAGGAATACCAGATGCTGGAGCTGCTCTCGCTCCGCAAGGGCACCACGCTGACCAAGGAAATGTTCCTCAACCATCTCTATGGCGGGATGGACGAGCCGGAACTGAAGATCATCGACGTCTTCATCTGCAAGCTGCGCAAGAAGCTCGCCAACGCTTCCGAAGGCCGCAACTTCATCGAGACCGTCTGGGGCCGCGGCTACGTGCTGCGCGAGCCGCACGAGGTCGAAGAGCGGATCCCCGCCTGA
- a CDS encoding outer membrane protein: protein MRAEYLTSVAAVALLSIGAASAADLPVKALPPAAPVFSWTGFYVGANIGGVRADNSSQEIGPNFWFDFPAHPVYGASATGAIGGIQAGYNWQFRQLVLGVEGDLSLASADATTPHVTSFNTGLAQTASLTGLATLRGRAGFALDNALIYLTAGVATGRIHDRVIEPGQPNIVFDTSGWRTGWTAGGGVEYAVAKNWTVKAEALYVDFGNTDAPMLVDNTYRFRFKDTATIGRVGFNFKF, encoded by the coding sequence ATGCGCGCGGAGTATCTAACATCGGTGGCTGCGGTCGCCCTGCTCAGCATTGGCGCGGCTTCCGCGGCCGACCTGCCTGTGAAGGCGTTGCCTCCCGCCGCACCTGTTTTTAGCTGGACCGGTTTTTATGTCGGCGCAAACATCGGCGGCGTACGCGCCGACAACAGCAGTCAGGAAATTGGTCCAAATTTCTGGTTCGACTTCCCGGCCCACCCTGTTTATGGCGCCAGCGCCACCGGCGCGATCGGCGGCATCCAGGCCGGGTACAATTGGCAATTCCGGCAGCTCGTATTGGGCGTCGAGGGCGACCTATCTTTGGCGTCGGCCGACGCCACCACCCCTCACGTAACGTCCTTTAACACTGGGTTGGCTCAAACAGCGAGTCTGACGGGACTCGCGACCTTGCGTGGGCGGGCGGGCTTCGCGCTCGACAACGCCCTGATTTACTTGACCGCTGGCGTCGCCACGGGGCGCATCCACGACCGGGTGATCGAGCCGGGACAGCCCAACATCGTCTTTGACACCAGCGGTTGGCGCACTGGATGGACCGCGGGTGGTGGTGTCGAATACGCGGTCGCCAAAAACTGGACCGTTAAGGCTGAGGCGCTTTATGTTGACTTTGGCAACACCGATGCGCCGATGCTAGTCGACAATACCTACCGTTTCCGCTTCAAGGACACGGCGACCATCGGTCGCGTCGGCTTCAATTTCAAGTTCTGA
- a CDS encoding sigma-70 family RNA polymerase sigma factor: protein MLTPAELVWLIAAVAKGDQAAFERLYAATRAKLFGVVLRILRRQDLAEEVLQEAYVRIWNGAGQFNPGLSSPITWMASIARNRAIDIVRKRSEVSIEEEPSAMEVAADSPDPLARREMTEELKRLLECVGRLEPDRQKLVLLAYYNGWSREQLAAKFETPVNTVKTWLRRSMMDIRECLGL, encoded by the coding sequence ATGCTGACGCCGGCTGAGTTGGTCTGGCTGATTGCCGCCGTTGCCAAGGGGGATCAGGCCGCTTTCGAGCGGCTCTACGCGGCGACGCGCGCGAAACTCTTCGGCGTGGTGCTGCGTATCTTGCGGCGACAGGATCTCGCCGAGGAGGTGCTCCAGGAGGCTTACGTCAGGATCTGGAACGGCGCCGGGCAATTCAATCCCGGCCTGTCGTCGCCGATCACGTGGATGGCGTCGATCGCCCGCAACCGGGCCATCGACATCGTGCGCAAGCGCAGCGAAGTCTCGATCGAAGAGGAGCCGTCGGCCATGGAAGTGGCCGCCGACAGCCCGGATCCGCTGGCGCGCCGGGAGATGACGGAGGAGCTGAAGCGACTCCTGGAATGCGTCGGCCGGCTCGAGCCGGACCGGCAGAAGCTGGTGCTGCTGGCCTATTACAACGGCTGGAGCCGCGAGCAGCTGGCGGCGAAGTTCGAGACGCCGGTGAATACGGTGAAGACATGGCTGCGCCGCAGCATGATGGATATCCGGGAGTGTCTCGGTCTTTAG
- a CDS encoding ABC transporter substrate-binding protein, whose protein sequence is MTSFNRRSLLAGMAAASAMALAGTRTSRAQDTPGVTATEIKIGSTTSLSGPASGMGTIAKCSDAYFRMMNDQGGIAGRKINFIYYDDAFNPAKTVEQTRRLIESDNVAFLFSMLGTAPNSAVVKYINLNKVPHLLLTVNGDKWGDYQTYPWTMGFPPSSRSEAQIFAKYALSQKPGAKFALLYQNDDLGKDFVNGLRDVLGDRYETLVKAVSYEFTDPTIDSQIVTLRASNADVLISGVTAKFAAQAIRKVYELDWKPMHFVTSGAASASSTIIPVGPERAQGLITSVYLKDPSDPAWTDDAGMKNYLKFMAKYFSDGNPKEFLNVYAYTVTSVLRRLLEQCNGNFARESIMREANNLRNVEVPTLLPGVRVNTSPTNHRPLQQMQLQRWEGQGYIRFGNIIEGASL, encoded by the coding sequence ATGACTTCGTTCAACCGTCGTTCCCTTTTGGCTGGCATGGCCGCGGCCAGTGCTATGGCTCTGGCCGGTACCCGCACATCACGTGCTCAAGATACTCCGGGAGTTACCGCCACCGAGATCAAGATCGGATCCACCACGTCGCTGAGTGGCCCAGCCTCTGGGATGGGTACCATCGCGAAATGCTCGGATGCCTATTTCCGGATGATGAACGACCAGGGCGGTATCGCTGGCCGCAAGATCAATTTCATCTATTATGATGACGCCTTCAACCCGGCGAAAACAGTCGAGCAAACGCGACGGCTGATCGAAAGCGACAACGTCGCTTTTCTGTTTTCCATGCTGGGAACAGCGCCGAATTCAGCGGTGGTCAAGTACATCAACTTAAACAAGGTGCCTCACCTTCTCCTGACAGTGAACGGCGACAAGTGGGGTGATTACCAGACCTATCCGTGGACCATGGGCTTTCCGCCGAGCTCCAGGAGCGAAGCCCAGATTTTTGCCAAATACGCATTAAGTCAGAAGCCGGGCGCCAAGTTTGCTTTGCTGTATCAGAATGACGATCTCGGCAAGGATTTCGTCAACGGCCTGCGTGACGTCTTGGGCGATCGATATGAAACTCTCGTGAAGGCGGTTTCCTACGAATTCACCGATCCGACGATCGATTCACAAATTGTCACCTTACGCGCGAGCAACGCCGATGTTCTTATTTCCGGCGTCACCGCAAAATTTGCCGCGCAAGCGATCCGCAAGGTCTACGAACTTGACTGGAAGCCGATGCATTTCGTGACCAGCGGCGCGGCATCGGCATCTTCCACGATCATTCCCGTCGGGCCCGAGCGTGCCCAGGGCCTGATCACCTCGGTGTACCTCAAGGATCCGTCTGATCCAGCATGGACCGACGACGCCGGGATGAAAAACTACTTGAAATTCATGGCGAAGTACTTCAGCGACGGGAACCCGAAGGAGTTCCTCAATGTCTATGCGTACACGGTTACTTCCGTGCTGCGCAGGTTGCTTGAGCAGTGCAATGGAAATTTTGCCAGAGAAAGCATCATGCGGGAGGCCAACAATCTCCGGAATGTCGAAGTTCCAACGCTGTTGCCGGGTGTCCGTGTCAACACCAGCCCGACCAACCACCGTCCGCTGCAGCAGATGCAACTGCAACGCTGGGAGGGACAGGGCTATATTCGGTTCGGCAATATCATCGAGGGAGCAAGTCTCTAA
- a CDS encoding di-heme-cytochrome C peroxidase — MQDDSLHRAGGAAVSQLAVSPNNPCPFLRAVVAEGFVGGHIVPIPELCRTVEAASGKTGLQKTLVGLKTYPVALIANGLSPLRLLRSWWSGAVLDALRNGPLDKHGVGSRILDANAKVHESEIARLAGFGKERQDPSGGVEVGLTSSEITTYMNANFARAKGHRRWFDRLLMNGEWPVLLDIMGKGEGKGRYLSVAEVRTLFVDRRLPDRINARLASQPATAPAHGPLRKALKVAVWLAALAIAAIVAIVAIAEFPNQVGKIVPPLAQVLPPPLPDSAPAKEAHWLDQNWPTERRHWFHHASQGTATFPVPYAWFLALEQPGIHLFTRPGMLADSAYLERFGFLPSPKSVDTDAASLRRFGYSAAFDARTEPAPKLAAGLQPTPAENFDGLPVGFARMNGVTNPGTGAPEADKIGLTCAACHTGHINYKGVSVRYDGGPATVNLKKLELATGLSIAYTTWVPGRFNRFATRVLGPDAGKDERDKLKKELTQIRDFLLAQIKIYQKAIDSRKGFDGNKQKDTEEGFGRLDALNRIGNQVFYTDLVMSGLAGYEKNLYAVDAPVSFPPIWTVPWLWWAQYDASIEQPLIRNAGEALGVSALVNLSPNPPPEALFRSSVALNNLVYIEDMLRGPDPLRQNPKGFAGLKSPEWPAKIFASDPAWKIKPERVARGRAIYAEICVECHLGPVADPVFDTQFPDKSFWTSDRWRNRDSANPVLNPVQKGVAGMGTDPAQANVLAKRSVEIPGFLNLQPARDLDSRGKCADLPAYSSTEMPFAIALMIVVDKVSDKWMKDRKLSEADQAALWGPRKNCPNTAPNGPHYRARPLNGVWATAPYLHNGSVPSLYWMLKPAAERPKQFCMGARDFDPEHVGFRVATSCKTGETLFSMTDGDGKPIHGNSVLGHSLEGTPGPGKNGVIGRMLTEDERFDLIEYLKTL; from the coding sequence ATGCAAGACGACAGCCTTCATAGGGCGGGCGGCGCCGCTGTTTCGCAGCTTGCGGTTTCGCCCAACAATCCGTGCCCCTTCCTGCGCGCCGTCGTGGCGGAAGGATTCGTCGGCGGCCACATCGTGCCGATCCCGGAGCTGTGCAGGACCGTCGAGGCCGCCAGCGGCAAGACCGGACTGCAGAAGACACTGGTCGGCCTGAAGACCTACCCGGTCGCCCTGATCGCCAACGGCCTCAGCCCCTTGCGCCTGTTGCGCAGCTGGTGGTCAGGCGCAGTGCTCGACGCGCTCCGCAATGGTCCCCTGGACAAGCATGGCGTCGGTTCGCGCATCCTCGACGCGAACGCCAAGGTGCATGAGAGCGAAATCGCCCGTCTCGCCGGATTCGGAAAGGAACGGCAGGATCCGTCCGGCGGAGTCGAGGTCGGGCTGACGAGCAGCGAGATCACGACCTACATGAACGCGAATTTCGCGCGCGCCAAGGGGCACCGGCGCTGGTTCGACCGGCTGCTGATGAACGGCGAATGGCCGGTCTTGCTCGATATCATGGGCAAGGGTGAGGGCAAGGGCCGCTACCTCAGCGTGGCGGAGGTCAGGACGCTGTTCGTCGACCGCCGGCTGCCCGACCGCATCAACGCGCGCCTGGCCTCGCAGCCGGCAACGGCGCCGGCTCACGGTCCGTTGCGCAAGGCCCTCAAAGTCGCGGTTTGGCTGGCGGCATTGGCGATCGCGGCGATCGTGGCGATCGTGGCGATCGCCGAATTTCCCAACCAGGTCGGCAAGATCGTGCCGCCGCTGGCGCAGGTGCTGCCGCCGCCGCTGCCGGACAGCGCCCCGGCGAAGGAAGCGCATTGGCTCGACCAGAACTGGCCGACGGAGAGGAGGCACTGGTTCCACCATGCAAGCCAGGGCACGGCGACCTTCCCGGTGCCCTATGCCTGGTTTCTCGCGCTGGAACAGCCAGGCATTCATTTGTTCACCCGGCCCGGCATGCTCGCCGACAGCGCTTACCTCGAGCGGTTCGGCTTTCTTCCAAGCCCCAAATCCGTCGATACCGACGCCGCGAGCCTGCGCCGCTTTGGCTATTCAGCCGCGTTCGATGCCAGGACCGAGCCGGCGCCGAAATTGGCGGCGGGTTTGCAGCCGACGCCAGCGGAGAATTTCGACGGCCTGCCGGTCGGTTTCGCGCGAATGAACGGGGTCACCAACCCCGGCACCGGCGCCCCCGAGGCCGACAAGATCGGGCTGACTTGTGCGGCCTGTCACACCGGGCATATCAATTACAAGGGCGTCAGCGTGCGCTATGACGGCGGCCCGGCCACGGTGAACCTGAAAAAGCTCGAGCTCGCGACCGGCCTGTCCATTGCCTACACCACGTGGGTGCCCGGCCGCTTCAACCGCTTCGCGACGCGGGTACTCGGTCCCGACGCCGGCAAGGACGAGCGTGACAAGCTCAAGAAAGAGCTGACGCAGATTCGCGACTTCCTGCTTGCCCAGATCAAGATCTATCAGAAGGCGATCGACAGCAGGAAAGGGTTCGACGGCAACAAGCAGAAGGATACCGAGGAAGGATTCGGGCGGCTCGACGCGCTGAACCGGATCGGCAATCAGGTCTTCTACACCGACCTCGTGATGTCGGGTCTCGCCGGATATGAAAAGAACCTTTACGCGGTTGATGCGCCGGTCAGTTTCCCGCCGATCTGGACCGTGCCGTGGTTGTGGTGGGCGCAATACGACGCCTCGATCGAGCAGCCTCTGATCCGCAACGCCGGCGAGGCGCTCGGCGTTTCCGCGCTGGTCAATCTTTCGCCCAATCCTCCGCCGGAGGCGTTGTTCCGCTCCTCCGTCGCCCTCAACAATCTCGTCTACATCGAAGACATGTTGCGCGGTCCCGATCCTCTTCGCCAAAATCCCAAAGGTTTTGCCGGGCTGAAATCGCCGGAATGGCCGGCAAAAATCTTCGCCAGCGATCCGGCATGGAAGATCAAACCCGAGCGCGTCGCCAGGGGCCGCGCGATTTACGCGGAGATCTGCGTCGAGTGCCATCTCGGACCGGTCGCCGACCCCGTATTCGACACGCAATTCCCGGACAAGAGCTTCTGGACCTCGGATCGCTGGAGGAACCGCGACAGCGCCAATCCCGTGCTGAACCCGGTCCAGAAGGGCGTGGCCGGCATGGGAACGGATCCCGCCCAGGCCAATGTTCTCGCAAAGCGGTCGGTCGAGATTCCCGGCTTCTTAAACCTGCAGCCCGCACGCGACCTCGACTCGCGGGGGAAATGTGCCGATCTTCCCGCCTATTCTTCGACGGAGATGCCGTTCGCCATCGCGCTGATGATCGTGGTGGACAAGGTCAGCGACAAATGGATGAAGGACCGCAAGCTTTCGGAGGCGGATCAGGCCGCGCTGTGGGGGCCGCGTAAGAATTGTCCCAATACCGCGCCAAACGGACCGCATTATCGTGCGCGCCCGCTGAACGGCGTCTGGGCGACCGCTCCCTATCTCCACAACGGTTCGGTGCCCTCGTTGTACTGGATGCTCAAGCCCGCGGCCGAGCGTCCGAAGCAGTTCTGCATGGGCGCCCGCGACTTCGATCCGGAGCACGTCGGTTTTCGCGTCGCCACATCCTGCAAGACCGGCGAAACCCTGTTCTCGATGACGGACGGCGACGGCAAGCCGATCCACGGCAACAGCGTTCTCGGCCATTCGCTGGAGGGAACGCCGGGGCCGGGCAAGAACGGCGTGATCGGCCGGATGCTGACCGAGGACGAGCGGTTCGACCTGATCGAGTATCTGAAGACGCTGTAG
- the fliI gene encoding flagellar protein export ATPase FliI → MKALAEQICDIDGVNIYGRVVGVRGLMVEIAGPIHAMSVGARIVIDTGGNRFIPSEVIGFSGNNAVVMPFAGLEGVRRGCRAVIANAASQVRPSPSWLGRVINAMGEPIDGKGPLAQGASPMPYRNSPPPAHSRKRVGAPLDLGVRSLNTFLTCCRGQRLGIFAGSGVGKSVLLSMLARNVDADITVIGLVGERGREVQEFLQDDLGEEGLARSVVVVATSDEPALMRRQAAYLTLAIAEYFRDEDKDVLCLMDSVTRFAMAQREIGLSAGEPPTAKGYTPTVFTELPKLLERAGPGIGAGTITGIFTVLVDGDDHNEPIADAVRGILDGHIVMQRAIAERGRYPAINILKSVSRTMPKSADPAHLPAITRARQVMATYADMEELIRLGAYRQGSSAEVDEAIRLHEPLESFLRQAKDETTGLNEGYRQLEQILKDLETER, encoded by the coding sequence ATGAAGGCCCTCGCCGAACAGATCTGCGACATCGACGGCGTCAATATATATGGCCGGGTTGTGGGCGTCCGCGGCCTGATGGTCGAGATCGCGGGGCCGATCCACGCGATGTCGGTCGGCGCCCGCATCGTCATCGATACCGGCGGCAACCGTTTCATTCCCTCCGAGGTCATCGGCTTTTCCGGCAACAACGCCGTGGTGATGCCGTTCGCCGGCCTCGAAGGTGTGCGCCGTGGCTGCCGGGCGGTGATCGCCAATGCCGCAAGCCAGGTGCGGCCTTCGCCGTCCTGGCTCGGCCGCGTCATCAACGCGATGGGCGAGCCGATCGACGGCAAGGGGCCGTTGGCGCAGGGCGCCTCGCCAATGCCCTATCGCAACTCGCCGCCGCCGGCGCATTCGCGCAAGCGGGTCGGTGCGCCGCTCGATCTCGGCGTGCGCTCGCTCAATACCTTTCTCACCTGTTGTCGTGGCCAGCGGCTCGGCATCTTCGCCGGCTCCGGCGTCGGCAAATCGGTGCTGCTGTCGATGCTGGCGCGCAATGTCGACGCCGACATCACCGTGATCGGCCTAGTCGGCGAACGCGGCCGCGAGGTGCAGGAATTCCTGCAGGATGACCTCGGCGAGGAGGGCCTGGCGCGCTCGGTGGTGGTGGTGGCGACCTCGGATGAGCCTGCGCTGATGCGGCGGCAGGCGGCCTATCTGACCTTGGCTATCGCGGAATATTTCCGCGACGAGGACAAGGACGTGCTGTGCCTGATGGATTCGGTGACGCGCTTTGCCATGGCGCAGCGCGAAATCGGCCTGTCGGCGGGCGAGCCGCCGACCGCCAAGGGCTATACGCCGACCGTGTTCACCGAGCTGCCGAAGCTGCTCGAGCGGGCCGGACCGGGGATCGGCGCCGGCACCATCACCGGCATCTTTACGGTGCTGGTGGACGGCGACGATCATAATGAGCCGATCGCCGACGCGGTCCGCGGCATTCTCGACGGCCATATCGTGATGCAGCGCGCGATCGCCGAGCGCGGCCGCTATCCGGCGATCAACATTCTCAAATCGGTCTCCCGCACCATGCCGAAATCGGCCGATCCGGCCCATCTGCCTGCCATTACCCGGGCCCGCCAGGTGATGGCGACCTATGCCGACATGGAGGAACTGATCCGGCTAGGGGCCTATCGCCAGGGCTCCAGCGCCGAGGTCGACGAGGCGATCCGGCTGCACGAACCCCTGGAAAGCTTCCTGCGCCAGGCCAAGGACGAGACCACCGGCCTGAACGAGGGCTATCGGCAGCTTGAGCAAATCCTGAAGGACTTGGAAACGGAACGCTAA